One window of the Haloarcula halobia genome contains the following:
- a CDS encoding methyltransferase domain-containing protein, producing the protein MPPEELDIQSEATVSVLFLDVRNFTLLLDNYDSKDITEMLDFLFSSVRDIVTDHGGTVDKIVGDGMMVVFEGDDPGTEALRAATEIHQNTTGETERTQGFGTIEIGIGISTGTVNQASLADVDSTVIGRCVNIAARLEALCKKFDASILFDAETYRSSSVRGLTKGFIARKIPDQNLRGIRKGIDVYHLCDTHKFSEEYIRLFNEGVEQFVDQNYEAALSAFTEAYTRDERYTDQALLNHFTNSCLEHINNERALFRNPDRYEEHSTTQERQSLELEGYIDRVTLTREFDPEYVLDVGCGTGKVTQRLAKSYPDSTIVGLDTSRSAVAKARTEHAPERFDIEYKHAAIENYCPDDERGRYELIFSNSAMHWVEEQHHAYANLRRLITEDGLLAIHQGHEGTYKELHQVTVDVLEDFGYDSYFENLSPPLDLIYYTEEAMRTLLERHDFDPLESKVEETTAPDTIIEDFAEASLNAYCDRLENDSQRTVFREQFKKRANRELDTDDVTVRRIYVIATPA; encoded by the coding sequence ATGCCACCCGAGGAACTGGACATCCAGTCGGAAGCGACCGTCTCCGTGCTCTTCCTGGACGTGCGGAACTTCACGCTGTTGCTCGACAACTACGATTCCAAGGACATCACGGAGATGCTCGACTTCCTTTTCAGTTCCGTCCGCGACATCGTGACCGACCACGGCGGGACGGTGGACAAGATCGTCGGCGACGGGATGATGGTCGTCTTCGAGGGCGACGACCCCGGGACCGAGGCGCTCCGGGCCGCGACCGAGATCCACCAGAACACGACCGGCGAGACCGAACGGACCCAGGGCTTCGGGACCATCGAGATCGGCATCGGTATCTCGACCGGGACGGTCAACCAGGCGAGCCTCGCCGACGTCGACTCGACGGTCATCGGCCGGTGTGTCAACATCGCCGCCCGACTCGAGGCGCTGTGTAAGAAGTTCGACGCCTCGATCCTCTTCGACGCGGAGACCTACCGCAGCAGTTCCGTCCGCGGCCTCACCAAGGGCTTCATCGCCCGCAAGATTCCGGACCAGAACCTTCGTGGCATCCGGAAGGGTATCGACGTCTATCACCTCTGTGATACCCACAAGTTCAGCGAGGAGTACATCAGACTGTTCAACGAGGGCGTCGAGCAGTTCGTCGACCAGAACTACGAGGCGGCGCTCAGCGCGTTCACCGAGGCCTACACGCGCGACGAGCGCTACACCGACCAGGCCTTGCTCAACCACTTCACGAACAGCTGCTTAGAGCACATCAACAACGAGCGGGCCCTCTTTCGCAACCCGGACCGCTACGAAGAACACTCGACGACCCAGGAACGCCAGTCCCTGGAACTGGAGGGGTACATCGACCGCGTCACGCTGACCCGCGAGTTCGACCCCGAGTACGTCCTCGACGTCGGCTGTGGGACCGGGAAGGTGACCCAGCGCCTCGCGAAGTCCTACCCCGACAGCACCATCGTGGGCCTGGACACCTCCCGCTCTGCCGTCGCGAAGGCCCGGACCGAACACGCCCCCGAGAGATTCGACATCGAGTACAAACACGCCGCGATAGAGAACTACTGTCCGGACGACGAACGCGGGCGCTACGAACTCATCTTCTCGAACTCGGCGATGCACTGGGTCGAAGAGCAACACCACGCTTACGCGAACCTCCGGCGGCTGATCACCGAGGACGGCCTGCTGGCCATCCACCAGGGCCACGAGGGCACGTACAAGGAGTTACACCAGGTGACCGTCGACGTCCTCGAGGACTTCGGCTACGACTCGTACTTCGAGAACCTGAGTCCGCCGCTGGACCTCATCTACTACACCGAGGAGGCGATGCGGACGCTGCTCGAACGCCACGACTTCGACCCACTCGAGTCGAAAGTCGAGGAGACCACCGCACCGGACACCATCATCGAGGACTTCGCCGAGGCGAGCCTCAACGCCTACTGTGACCGACTCGAGAACGACTCCCAGCGGACTGTCTTCCGGGAGCAGTTCAAGAAGCGCGCCAACCGGGAACTCGACACCGACGACGTCACGGTCCGTCGGATATACGTGATTGCGACTCCAGCGTGA
- a CDS encoding GNAT family N-acetyltransferase, with protein sequence MVTVEFVRDPRPYGSEIRRLLAEANDEFVPPLASREGTTQTAGLDEQRNDALEDYHEQCMDQSFVLAHADDDVYGFLSFRQDYATEALGDYIPSNYVSTIIVDEARRREGYARRMYETLLTDLPPSARAPYVTTRTWSTNDGHLTLLEELGFECLARLEDDRGEGIDTVYYGIAADEFDP encoded by the coding sequence ATGGTCACGGTGGAATTCGTTCGCGACCCACGGCCCTACGGCAGCGAGATTCGGCGGCTCCTCGCCGAGGCAAACGACGAGTTCGTCCCGCCGCTTGCGTCCCGTGAGGGGACGACACAGACGGCTGGGCTCGACGAACAGCGAAACGACGCGCTCGAGGACTACCACGAGCAGTGCATGGACCAGTCGTTCGTGCTTGCCCACGCGGACGACGACGTCTACGGATTCCTCTCCTTTCGCCAGGACTACGCGACCGAGGCGCTGGGGGACTACATCCCCTCGAACTACGTTTCGACGATCATCGTCGACGAGGCCCGTCGCCGCGAGGGGTACGCACGACGGATGTACGAGACGCTCCTGACGGACCTCCCGCCGTCGGCGCGGGCGCCCTACGTCACGACCCGGACCTGGAGCACGAACGACGGGCACCTGACGCTGCTCGAGGAACTCGGGTTCGAATGCCTCGCTCGCCTCGAGGACGACAGGGGCGAGGGCATCGACACAGTCTACTACGGCATCGCCGCCGACGAGTTCGACCCGTGA
- a CDS encoding metallophosphoesterase family protein, producing the protein MSGPIAVLGDVHLEPRRESRLFDALEATLRDVQSHDPSLLVVLGDVVQETAPGTDRRLLRRFVDCLERTDVPFRCVPGNHDLAGLSPAAYRDVVGHDLWDIDPSADCVFLDSTAPHLDGGRGEVSEAQLARLRDLRGELTDAVAFVHHPLARQTLDGNYWHESAPAGAYCANMDLVCDRLSAAGVATVVNGHLHWWGYVRSDDVVHATVDAFNKELHPRGETGNYALVAPGDPASVTKVAGDGTAERLDGRFDRSPD; encoded by the coding sequence GTGAGCGGCCCCATCGCGGTCCTCGGCGACGTCCACCTGGAACCGCGCCGGGAATCGCGACTGTTCGACGCGCTCGAGGCGACGCTCCGGGACGTCCAGTCACACGACCCGTCGCTGCTGGTCGTGCTGGGCGACGTCGTCCAGGAGACGGCCCCCGGGACCGACCGGCGATTGCTCCGCCGGTTCGTCGACTGCCTCGAGCGTACCGACGTCCCGTTCCGGTGTGTCCCCGGCAACCACGACCTGGCCGGCCTCTCGCCGGCGGCCTATCGCGACGTCGTCGGCCACGACCTGTGGGACATCGACCCGTCGGCCGACTGCGTCTTCCTCGATTCGACGGCGCCCCACCTCGACGGCGGCCGGGGGGAGGTCTCCGAGGCCCAGCTGGCGCGGCTCCGGGACCTCCGTGGCGAACTGACCGACGCCGTGGCGTTCGTCCACCATCCGCTCGCCCGCCAGACCCTCGACGGCAACTACTGGCACGAGTCGGCCCCGGCCGGCGCGTACTGTGCGAACATGGACCTCGTGTGCGACCGCCTGTCTGCCGCCGGTGTCGCGACGGTCGTCAACGGACACCTCCACTGGTGGGGGTACGTCCGGTCGGACGACGTGGTCCACGCCACCGTCGACGCGTTCAACAAGGAACTGCATCCACGGGGCGAGACGGGGAACTACGCGCTGGTAGCGCCGGGCGACCCGGCGTCGGTCACGAAGGTGGCCGGCGACGGGACGGCCGAACGGCTCGACGGACGGTTCGACCGCTCGCCCGACTAG
- a CDS encoding cobyrinic acid a,c-diamide synthase, with the protein MKGFVVAGTRSGVGKTVATLAILRSLQSRGHDVQPAKAGPDFIDPSHHAAVAGTPSRTLDLWLEGSAGVRRNYYRGEGDVCVVEGVMGLYDGDCSSTAMVVEALSLPVVLVVDATAGMESVAATAHGFREYASRAGRDVDVAGVVAQRAHGGRHAEGIRDALPDELAYLGRIPPDDALEIPDRHLGLHMGEEAALDEAALDDAAGAIRVDRLLDLARAPPRPEPHETGAPTDARIAVARDAAFRFTYPATLECLRDRASVATFSPLAGDDLPACDGVYLPGGYPELHAAALAESPTMDAIAARAVDGAAVLGECGGLMALAESLTTTDGETHEMAGVLPATVRMHDRYQALDHVELRATRGTLTAAAADRRRGHEFHYSSADVAGDAQFAFDVVRGTGILDGRDGLCAHRTLGTYCHLHPESGAFDAFVERAAER; encoded by the coding sequence ATGAAGGGGTTCGTCGTGGCCGGTACCCGGTCGGGCGTCGGGAAGACCGTGGCGACGCTCGCTATCCTTCGATCCCTCCAGAGCCGGGGCCACGACGTCCAGCCCGCGAAGGCCGGGCCGGACTTCATCGATCCGAGCCACCACGCGGCCGTCGCGGGGACGCCCTCGCGGACGCTCGACCTGTGGCTCGAAGGGAGCGCGGGCGTGCGCCGAAACTACTACCGGGGCGAGGGCGACGTCTGTGTCGTCGAGGGGGTGATGGGGCTGTACGACGGCGACTGTTCCAGCACCGCGATGGTCGTCGAGGCGCTCTCCCTCCCGGTGGTGCTGGTCGTCGACGCGACGGCCGGCATGGAGAGCGTCGCCGCGACGGCCCACGGGTTCCGCGAGTACGCGTCCCGGGCCGGCCGCGACGTCGACGTCGCCGGCGTCGTCGCCCAGCGCGCCCACGGCGGCCGCCACGCGGAGGGCATCCGCGACGCCCTGCCGGACGAGCTGGCGTACCTCGGTCGGATTCCGCCGGACGACGCGCTCGAGATTCCGGACCGCCACCTCGGCCTCCACATGGGCGAGGAGGCGGCCCTCGACGAGGCGGCCCTCGACGACGCCGCCGGCGCGATACGCGTCGACCGGCTCCTCGACCTCGCGCGTGCCCCGCCGCGTCCAGAGCCCCACGAGACAGGCGCCCCGACCGACGCCCGCATCGCCGTCGCCCGTGACGCGGCGTTCCGGTTCACCTACCCGGCGACGCTCGAATGCCTCCGCGACCGGGCGTCGGTCGCCACGTTCTCGCCGCTCGCCGGCGACGACCTACCGGCGTGCGACGGCGTCTACCTACCGGGCGGATACCCCGAACTACACGCAGCGGCGCTGGCAGAGAGTCCGACGATGGACGCCATCGCGGCCCGCGCCGTCGACGGTGCGGCCGTCCTGGGCGAGTGTGGCGGGCTGATGGCGCTCGCCGAGTCGCTGACGACGACGGACGGGGAGACCCACGAGATGGCCGGCGTGCTGCCCGCGACGGTCCGCATGCACGACCGCTATCAGGCGCTGGACCACGTCGAACTGCGGGCGACGCGAGGGACGCTGACCGCGGCGGCGGCCGACCGGCGTCGCGGCCACGAGTTCCACTACTCCAGCGCCGACGTCGCCGGCGACGCGCAGTTCGCGTTCGACGTCGTGCGAGGGACGGGGATTCTCGACGGACGGGACGGCCTCTGTGCGCACCGGACGCTGGGGACCTACTGCCACCTCCACCCCGAGAGCGGTGCGTTCGACGCGTTCGTCGAGCGGGCGGCCGAGCGCTGA